The Sulfurimonas sp. genome includes the window GTTCATATAATGATTTTCCAAATCTTGAACTTATCCAAGTTTTAAAGTTTGTGTCATCTCTTGGAGTGATTTTAAGTATTATTTTTATAGTATCAAAAGAAGCACCGATTAAAAGTTTTATAGGTGCTACTCTCAAAAGATTTTTAAGATTTAAAGGGTACTCATAAACTCTATTTTGGTGTAATATCACTGAACTTCTTTGAGATGTTAGTAAGTCATCATCAAGTATCTCCTCAACAAAATTTAAAAGTTTTTGATTGTTTGTTATAAATCTATGACCACCATAATCAAACCTAAACTCTTTGTCACCTACTTTTAATACTTCTGTTTTACATTGTCCACCAACAGTTGACTCTTTTTCTAAAATTGTAACTGATTTGCCACTTTTAATTAGCTCAATGCCAGCAATTAATCCTGCGACACCGCCACCAATTATAACTATATCACTATTTTGCACTGTAAGTTTTTCTCCATAAATAAATAGCACCTACCATATAAGCACTCCATGAAAGCAGGTGAAGTAGGGTGGGTGATGAGTTGTAGCCAAATAAAGCTCTTAAAAATGTTCCAAATAAACCTCTGTCATCGAGTATGCTTGAGATATCATAAACCATAGGCACAAAAGTAGGGAGCAGTTCACTCGCTTGCATCATAGAAACTGCACTACCAAAAAGTCCACCTGCTATGATAAGTATAAGTAGTCCAGTCCATTTAAAAAATTCTCTAAGAGGTATGTTTTTTGCACCTTTCATAATTAGATAGACTAATATAACAGATAAAACAAGTCCTAAACCACCACCTATAGCACCATCTTGCATCGTGATATTTTGACTTAAGCTTAAACTTGAGAAAAATAATACAGTTTCAAAGCCTTCTCGTAATACGGCAAGAAATGCTAAAAAAACCATTCCTAAGATATTTCCAGTAGTTACAAGATTATTTAAATTTTCTTCAATTTCACCTTTAATATTTTTTGATTGATTCGCCATCCAAACAACCATGTATGATAAAACAATTGTTGCAAAAAGTAAAATACCTATCATTAAATAGTGTTTTAAATTTGCATCATCAATCCCAAGTAATACTACTTGAAAAATATAAGCGATAATAAGAGATACTATTACTCCTAGTGTTACTCCAAGATAAATATATTTATTATATTTAGTGGCTTGTAATTTTCCTAGATAAGAAATGATGATTCCTACTATTAAAAACGCTTCTAGTCCTTCTCTAAATGTGATTAAAAAACTTGCTAACATTAATTAAATTCCTTTATGATTTTTTCTAGTTCAATAACTGGTGGATTTGGTAATTTTGGATATGCTTTTCGTACAGCATCTGTTACCCATTGCGGATATACTCTAAAGTTTAACTTGACTTCTACAGTTAATGGGTACTTTAGTGATTTGATATTTGGTATGTCATAACTCTCAACTCTTGTTTCTCCCGCGGGAATTCTGCTATCACTTAAAAGTTTTTTATATTTCCAAAATAAAAGTCCAACAGGTTTGCCATCTTCATCTCCAAAAACCTTCATGAAAGGTCTTGCATCAGAACCTAGGTTTCCATCTTCTTTTAATTTTCCACTTTCAAAAATAATATTTGAGTTTCTATCTTTAAGTGTTATATCAAGCCATAGCTCCCTAAAATCTGCAACACCTGTAGGAAGATGATGACCAGCACCAACATTTGTAACAAATACTTTTACTTGGTTGTCTTTTATGTCAACTCCAAGTTTTGCTGAAGTTCTTAGTAGTTGTATTGTTTGGTCTTCAT containing:
- a CDS encoding FTR1 family iron permease, which encodes MLASFLITFREGLEAFLIVGIIISYLGKLQATKYNKYIYLGVTLGVIVSLIIAYIFQVVLLGIDDANLKHYLMIGILLFATIVLSYMVVWMANQSKNIKGEIEENLNNLVTTGNILGMVFLAFLAVLREGFETVLFFSSLSLSQNITMQDGAIGGGLGLVLSVILVYLIMKGAKNIPLREFFKWTGLLILIIAGGLFGSAVSMMQASELLPTFVPMVYDISSILDDRGLFGTFLRALFGYNSSPTLLHLLSWSAYMVGAIYLWRKTYSAK